A stretch of Macrobrachium rosenbergii isolate ZJJX-2024 chromosome 12, ASM4041242v1, whole genome shotgun sequence DNA encodes these proteins:
- the LOC136844191 gene encoding 41 kDa spicule matrix protein-like, protein MDQEPATRDQEMWTKNKEPRNRNHEPGTRNQKHRPGTTNHGQEPGTVDQEQGTRDQDQEPGVKNQEPWTRNQEPGTSNHKPVTRDHEPRTRNHEPWTRNQKPGTRDQVPGTRNHDQGPGPGHDQEPEIKNQESGSKDKEPGIKNQEPGPRKRESGSRIRGPGTRD, encoded by the coding sequence ATGGACCAGGAGCCAGCAACCAGGGACCAGGAAATGTGGACCAAGAACAAGGAACCAAGAAACAGGAACCATGAACCAGGTACCAGAAATCAGAAACATAGACCAGGAACCACGAACCACGGCCAGGAACCAGGAACCGTGGACCAAGAACAAGGAACGAGGGACCAGGACCAGGAGCCAGGGGTCAAGAACCAGGAACCATGGACCAGGAACCAAGAACCAGGAACCAGTAACCACAAACCAGTAACCAGGGACCACGAACCAAGAACCAGGAATCATGAACCATGGACCAGGAACCAAAAACCAGGAACTAGGGACCAAGTACCAGGGACCAGGAACCATGACCAGGGCCCAGGACCAGGCCATGACCAGGAACCAGAGATCAAGAACCAGGAATCAGGAAGCAAAGACAAAGAACCAGGAATCAAGAACCAAGAACCAGGACCCAGAAAACGGGAGTCAGGGTCCAGGATAAGGGGACCAGGGACCAGGGATTGA